One part of the Chryseobacterium sp. 7 genome encodes these proteins:
- a CDS encoding IS3 family transposase, protein MVGISRQRYYRSFWITESKRAKADQVIQLVNSLRVMMPRLGTRKLYHMLEPSLQSLHVGRDKLFRILKANDMLIKPKRNYRITTDSHHRFRKHKNLIEDMLLEHPEQVWVSDITYIGGRDRNCYLSLVTDAYSKKIMGYDVSNSLAAQGALSALNMAIKQRMYKESLIHHSDRGFQYCSMDYQKILKKKNISPSMTESYDPYANAIAERVNGILKQEFLLEDYHVNIQTMKLLVEDAITIYNTKRPHWSCYMKTPEQMHKQNSVKIRTYKNKYSCKDSPTTIS, encoded by the coding sequence TTGGTCGGGATTAGCCGACAGCGCTATTATCGAAGCTTCTGGATTACAGAAAGCAAAAGAGCCAAAGCTGATCAGGTGATTCAGCTTGTCAATAGCTTACGGGTGATGATGCCTCGTCTGGGCACAAGAAAGCTCTATCATATGCTGGAACCCTCGTTACAGTCCTTACATGTAGGCAGAGATAAGCTTTTCCGTATATTGAAAGCTAATGATATGCTTATAAAGCCTAAAAGAAACTACCGGATAACCACTGATTCCCATCATCGATTCAGAAAACATAAAAATCTGATAGAAGACATGCTGCTGGAACACCCTGAACAGGTATGGGTTTCGGATATCACTTATATTGGGGGTAGAGACCGTAATTGTTATCTGTCTTTGGTCACTGATGCTTATTCTAAAAAGATAATGGGATATGATGTTTCTAATAGTCTGGCAGCTCAGGGGGCTCTTAGTGCATTGAATATGGCTATAAAGCAGAGAATGTATAAGGAAAGCTTAATTCATCATTCTGACAGGGGTTTTCAGTATTGTAGTATGGATTATCAGAAAATACTGAAAAAGAAAAACATTAGTCCTTCAATGACCGAGAGTTACGATCCTTATGCAAATGCAATTGCAGAAAGGGTAAATGGGATACTTAAACAAGAGTTTCTATTGGAAGACTATCATGTTAATATACAAACAATGAAGCTATTAGTAGAAGATGCCATCACAATTTATAATACTAAAAGACCACATTGGTCGTGTTATATGAAAACACCTGAACAAATGCACAAACAGAATAGTGTAAAAATAAGAACCTATAAAAACAAATATAGTTGTAAGGATAGCCCTACAACTATATCATAA
- the pyk gene encoding pyruvate kinase — protein MNKYLKKTKIIATLGPASSSKEVMLDLMKAGVDIFRINFSHADYDLVRKNIEIIRELNSEYGYSVGILGDLQGPKLRVGVVKEGSYLNPGDILTFTNEKMEGDSTKVYMTYQQFPQDVKVGERILIDDGKLMLEVIETNEKDTVKAKTIQGGPLSSKKGVNLPNTNVSLPALTEKDVQDANFMLDMEVDWIALSFVRHAQDIIDLKELIANHPNGKFKTPIIAKIEKPEGVKNIEEILLECDGLMVARGDLGVEVPMEEVPAIQKNLVEKARFYSKPVIIATQMMETMINSLTPTRAEVNDVANSVLDGADAVMLSGETSVGRYPVQVVENMAKIVKNIETTHFYQHKNEPIEKDYNCIDERFITNRVCLAAVRIAKTTNVSAIVTLTHSGYTAFQLAAHRPNSHIIVYSGNRRVIAMLNLLWGVHAYYYDMKKSTDETIIQVNMLTHNYGYIESGDFVININATPSYEGGKTNTLRLTTV, from the coding sequence ATGAATAAGTATTTAAAGAAGACAAAAATTATCGCAACACTAGGGCCTGCTTCATCGTCGAAGGAGGTAATGTTAGATTTAATGAAAGCGGGTGTTGATATTTTCAGAATAAATTTTTCCCACGCAGATTACGACTTGGTTCGAAAAAATATTGAAATAATTAGAGAGCTCAACAGCGAGTATGGTTATTCAGTAGGAATCCTGGGTGATCTTCAAGGGCCTAAGCTGAGAGTGGGAGTTGTAAAGGAGGGGTCTTACCTGAACCCAGGTGATATTCTTACTTTCACCAATGAAAAGATGGAGGGAGATTCCACTAAGGTGTACATGACTTACCAACAGTTTCCACAAGACGTAAAAGTAGGAGAAAGAATCCTTATTGACGATGGGAAGCTCATGTTGGAGGTTATCGAAACTAATGAAAAAGATACTGTAAAAGCGAAAACCATTCAAGGAGGTCCGTTAAGTTCTAAAAAAGGAGTTAACCTGCCTAATACGAACGTTTCTCTTCCTGCATTGACGGAAAAAGATGTTCAGGATGCTAATTTCATGCTTGATATGGAAGTTGACTGGATTGCTCTTTCTTTCGTACGTCACGCACAGGACATCATTGACCTGAAAGAATTAATTGCAAACCATCCGAACGGTAAATTCAAGACTCCGATTATTGCGAAGATTGAAAAGCCTGAGGGCGTTAAAAATATCGAAGAAATTCTTCTTGAATGTGATGGATTAATGGTAGCCCGTGGAGACCTTGGAGTAGAAGTTCCAATGGAAGAAGTTCCTGCTATCCAGAAAAACCTGGTAGAGAAAGCAAGATTCTATTCCAAGCCGGTAATCATTGCTACTCAGATGATGGAAACGATGATCAACAGCTTAACACCAACAAGAGCGGAAGTAAATGACGTTGCTAACTCTGTATTGGACGGAGCTGATGCCGTAATGCTTTCCGGAGAAACTTCTGTAGGTAGATATCCGGTACAGGTTGTGGAAAACATGGCTAAAATTGTAAAGAATATTGAAACAACTCATTTTTACCAACACAAAAATGAGCCTATCGAGAAAGATTACAATTGTATTGACGAGAGATTCATTACGAACAGGGTGTGTCTTGCCGCAGTAAGGATTGCTAAAACAACCAACGTTTCTGCTATTGTAACTCTTACTCATTCTGGTTATACAGCTTTCCAGCTTGCAGCACACAGACCAAACTCTCACATCATTGTATACAGTGGTAACAGAAGAGTAATCGCTATGCTAAACCTTCTTTGGGGTGTTCACGCATATTATTATGATATGAAGAAATCTACTGATGAAACGATCATCCAGGTAAACATGTTAACGCATAACTACGGTTATATCGAATCAGGAGATTTTGTAATCAATATCAATGCTACTCCATCTTATGAAGGTGGAAAAACGAATACACTAAGATTGACTACAGTATAG
- a CDS encoding DUF4280 domain-containing protein — protein MPQHIIDTTQLKCDKGTSPAPLTVTSQSFMSIDGKLQATEDDKQPNINIKSFGICSVLRSFCTPSPVKWDNTSDFEIEGKKELLDTSTCQCSVGGKISIVQSAQNFVKE, from the coding sequence ATGCCCCAACATATTATAGATACAACCCAGTTAAAATGTGATAAAGGAACTTCACCAGCTCCTCTCACTGTAACAAGTCAATCATTTATGAGCATTGATGGAAAACTACAGGCTACGGAAGACGATAAACAACCTAATATTAATATTAAATCTTTTGGAATATGCAGTGTTTTAAGATCTTTCTGTACACCTTCTCCTGTTAAATGGGATAATACCTCTGATTTTGAAATTGAGGGTAAAAAAGAACTGTTAGATACCTCTACTTGCCAATGTTCTGTTGGCGGGAAAATATCTATTGTACAGTCTGCTCAAAATTTTGTGAAAGAATAA
- a CDS encoding phage integrase SAM-like domain-containing protein, protein MASVSYYLRSKVLDKECTIWLRFRDKDIDLKAPIPYLSCKPKDWKDGKCKMASKKVTENDVDTINVRLSKLEADIISKYKVDNPEVDIKEWLESVIEPQKMKIDEETKYSDEVLSFFEVYIDLKKNENASLSTIKKTNVVKNLLSRYIEYKQAKKKTFANLKFKDLDNHFRTDFESYCKKELYSISTTYRDLKFLKTVCKVAESFDIAVHKHVMNWRFEVEKATKHIPKSIYLTFEELEKIECAKMPHDYLDNARDWLLIACYTAQRVSDYLRFASSMIVEDTEGQKYIEFTQRKTNAKMKIPLLKKVLEILNKRGGEFPRKISEVNLNLYIKQVCEIAGINEIVYNGRTEVIKREGKKNITRKVFAKFPKHKLVTSHIGRKSFASNFYEIIPTALLLNFTGHTTEKQLLGYINKTDVERAKSTAKFFKNLGY, encoded by the coding sequence ATGGCATCAGTTAGTTACTATTTGAGAAGTAAAGTTTTAGACAAAGAATGTACAATTTGGCTACGATTTAGAGATAAGGATATTGATTTAAAAGCTCCCATACCTTATTTGTCATGTAAGCCTAAAGATTGGAAAGATGGAAAGTGTAAGATGGCTTCTAAAAAAGTTACTGAAAATGATGTTGATACAATTAATGTACGTTTATCAAAATTGGAGGCAGATATTATTTCAAAGTATAAGGTAGATAATCCAGAGGTTGATATTAAAGAATGGTTGGAATCGGTTATTGAGCCACAAAAGATGAAAATTGATGAAGAAACTAAATATTCTGATGAAGTGCTTTCTTTCTTTGAGGTGTATATAGATTTAAAGAAAAATGAAAACGCCTCTCTTTCCACAATTAAGAAGACTAATGTTGTGAAAAATTTGCTCAGTAGGTATATTGAGTATAAACAGGCGAAGAAAAAGACGTTTGCAAATTTAAAGTTTAAAGACTTAGATAATCATTTCAGAACTGATTTTGAAAGTTATTGTAAAAAAGAATTATACAGTATTTCTACTACTTATAGGGATTTGAAATTTTTAAAGACTGTCTGCAAAGTAGCAGAATCATTTGATATTGCTGTTCATAAACATGTCATGAATTGGAGGTTTGAAGTAGAGAAGGCTACAAAACATATTCCTAAATCCATTTATTTGACGTTTGAAGAGCTTGAAAAGATTGAGTGTGCAAAAATGCCACATGACTATCTGGATAATGCAAGAGATTGGCTTTTGATAGCTTGTTATACGGCACAACGTGTTAGCGATTATTTGAGGTTCGCCTCGTCAATGATTGTAGAAGATACAGAAGGTCAGAAGTATATTGAATTTACACAGAGAAAAACTAATGCTAAAATGAAAATTCCTTTATTGAAAAAGGTTTTGGAGATTCTAAATAAGAGAGGGGGAGAGTTTCCTCGTAAAATATCAGAGGTAAATCTTAACCTCTATATAAAGCAAGTTTGTGAGATTGCTGGGATTAATGAGATTGTATATAATGGAAGGACTGAAGTAATAAAAAGAGAAGGTAAAAAGAATATTACAAGAAAAGTCTTTGCAAAATTTCCTAAACATAAGTTGGTTACATCTCACATTGGACGAAAGAGTTTTGCTTCTAATTTTTATGAAATAATTCCTACAGCACTTTTATTGAACTTTACGGGTCACACCACGGAAAAGCAGTTGCTAGGGTATATTAATAAAACAGATGTTGAAAGGGCAAAATCTACAGCAAAATTTTTTAAAAATTTGGGGTATTAA
- a CDS encoding aldehyde dehydrogenase family protein, translating to MEQLIESKLIKADKAFSVWRKVPFEERQKLIAKAAEILKNNSEKFGKIITTEMNKPISESIAEVEKCALMMNYYAAAENILKPEKVESEFAYSEVHYAPKGVILGVMPWNFPFWQVLRFATPAILAGNTIVLKHASICFGSGNAIEQVLLEAGFPEGVFQNLEVGHKAVKEILEHDAVKGVSLTGSGKAGGEVASIAGLNIKKSLLELGGSDAFIIFEDANLEEAAKAGAKSRLQNCGQTCTAAKRFIIDEKIEDQFLPIFIEEYKKYEIGDPLDKETKLAGMARPDLADELEAQFNRALESGAEIIIPLERVSENEFKPGLIRVQEGNPILKEELFGPLGMIMIAKNDEEALQMANDIPFGLSNSVWTKNKERQLFFIENLESGTVNINRMTSSDPRFPFGGSKASGYGTELSLLALKEFVTAKTIVGN from the coding sequence ATGGAACAATTAATTGAAAGCAAGCTTATTAAAGCAGATAAAGCGTTTTCAGTGTGGAGAAAAGTGCCGTTTGAGGAAAGGCAGAAGTTAATTGCAAAGGCAGCGGAAATTTTAAAGAATAATTCAGAGAAATTTGGAAAAATAATTACAACAGAGATGAATAAACCCATTTCGGAATCTATTGCTGAAGTGGAAAAGTGTGCTTTAATGATGAATTATTATGCCGCTGCTGAAAATATTTTAAAACCCGAAAAAGTAGAATCGGAATTTGCTTATTCTGAAGTTCATTATGCTCCGAAAGGAGTAATCTTAGGTGTAATGCCCTGGAACTTTCCTTTTTGGCAGGTGCTGAGATTTGCAACTCCTGCAATTTTAGCTGGAAATACAATCGTTTTAAAACATGCTTCAATTTGTTTCGGAAGTGGAAATGCCATTGAACAGGTTCTTTTGGAAGCAGGTTTCCCGGAAGGTGTTTTTCAGAATCTTGAAGTAGGGCATAAGGCTGTAAAAGAAATCCTTGAGCATGATGCTGTGAAAGGAGTAAGCCTTACAGGAAGTGGAAAAGCTGGAGGTGAAGTAGCTTCAATTGCTGGTTTAAATATCAAAAAATCTTTGCTTGAATTAGGTGGAAGCGATGCTTTTATCATTTTCGAAGATGCAAACCTTGAGGAGGCAGCAAAAGCCGGAGCGAAATCCAGACTTCAAAACTGCGGACAAACCTGTACAGCGGCAAAAAGATTTATCATTGATGAAAAAATTGAAGATCAGTTTTTACCTATATTTATTGAAGAATATAAAAAATATGAGATAGGAGATCCTTTAGATAAAGAAACCAAACTGGCAGGGATGGCAAGACCGGATCTTGCTGATGAACTGGAAGCACAATTCAATAGAGCATTGGAAAGTGGCGCGGAAATCATTATTCCTTTGGAAAGAGTTTCTGAAAATGAATTTAAACCAGGTTTAATCAGGGTTCAGGAAGGAAATCCGATTTTAAAAGAAGAGCTTTTCGGTCCTCTTGGTATGATTATGATTGCTAAAAATGACGAAGAAGCTCTACAGATGGCTAATGATATTCCTTTTGGACTTTCTAATTCTGTATGGACTAAAAATAAAGAACGCCAGTTATTCTTCATCGAAAATCTTGAGTCGGGGACAGTTAATATCAACCGTATGACGAGCTCGGATCCACGTTTTCCATTCGGAGGCTCAAAGGCTTCTGGATATGGAACAGAGTTGTCTTTATTAGCTTTAAAAGAATTTGTGACGGCTAAAACCATTGTTGGTAATTAA
- the hutI gene encoding imidazolonepropionase, with protein MKLIGPFKQVVTLANLPLRGKLSDEQLEIIVDGGIVVDQNTIQKVGHFETLRTENPSIEIEQIEGEQIVLPAFIDSHTHICFGGNRANDFAMRNAGKTYLEIAESGGGIWSSVQHTRNASEEELLKTLVERINFLVDLGITTIEVKSGYGLDVENELKMLRIIKKAQNETKATLVPTCLSAHLKPRDFEGSNPEYLEYIITEILPKVKEEELANRVDIFIEKSAFQPEESKEFLLKAKDLGFEITVHADQFTPGSSRIAVEVGAKSADHLEATIDEDIQFLAESDTVATALPGASLGLGEKFTPARKLLDAGAIVAIASDWNPGSAPMGNLITQASILATFQKLTTAEVLAGMTFRAAYALNFEDRGQLEAGKKADFVTFKTNNFQNVLYNQGSLSAESIYIDGNKK; from the coding sequence ATGAAATTAATAGGACCATTTAAGCAAGTGGTAACGCTTGCTAACTTACCATTAAGAGGAAAACTTTCCGATGAACAACTGGAAATTATTGTAGACGGAGGAATTGTAGTAGATCAGAATACCATTCAGAAAGTTGGACATTTTGAAACATTAAGAACAGAAAATCCCAGCATAGAAATTGAACAGATTGAAGGAGAACAGATTGTTCTTCCTGCTTTTATAGATTCACATACCCATATCTGCTTCGGAGGAAACCGTGCCAATGATTTTGCCATGCGTAATGCGGGGAAAACCTATCTGGAAATTGCAGAAAGCGGCGGTGGAATCTGGAGTTCCGTACAACATACAAGAAATGCTTCTGAAGAAGAGTTATTGAAAACTCTTGTTGAAAGAATCAACTTTTTGGTTGATTTGGGAATTACCACCATTGAAGTAAAAAGCGGTTACGGTCTGGATGTAGAAAATGAACTGAAAATGCTTAGAATTATAAAAAAGGCACAGAACGAAACTAAGGCAACTTTAGTTCCTACCTGTCTTTCAGCCCATTTAAAACCAAGAGATTTTGAAGGAAGCAATCCCGAATATCTGGAATATATTATCACAGAAATTTTACCGAAAGTAAAAGAAGAAGAATTGGCCAATAGAGTAGATATTTTTATTGAAAAATCCGCATTTCAGCCTGAAGAAAGTAAGGAATTTTTGCTTAAAGCGAAAGATTTAGGTTTTGAGATCACAGTTCATGCAGATCAGTTTACGCCTGGAAGCTCAAGAATTGCAGTGGAAGTGGGAGCGAAGTCTGCAGATCATTTGGAAGCGACAATAGATGAGGATATTCAGTTTCTGGCAGAATCCGATACGGTGGCAACAGCACTTCCGGGAGCAAGTTTAGGATTGGGTGAGAAATTTACTCCGGCAAGAAAATTATTAGATGCAGGCGCTATTGTAGCCATTGCAAGTGACTGGAATCCCGGTTCTGCACCCATGGGAAATTTAATTACCCAGGCATCTATTTTAGCCACTTTCCAGAAGCTTACTACAGCCGAGGTATTGGCAGGAATGACCTTCCGTGCAGCTTATGCATTGAATTTTGAAGATAGAGGGCAATTGGAAGCCGGAAAAAAAGCAGATTTTGTCACTTTCAAAACTAATAATTTCCAGAATGTACTGTATAATCAGGGAAGCCTAAGTGCGGAATCTATTTATATTGACGGAAATAAAAAGTAA
- the rnc gene encoding ribonuclease III produces the protein MELQKYFSKFLLKKRKRQLTEREYFLSTELKKVLGTEVQNIALYREAFSLKNSSKNQDSNYERLEFLGDSVLGTIISCHLFQTYPQANEGYLTQMKSKIVNRKNLNKLGEDLKLTSLLQKQNSSSALGENISGNLFEALIGAVYLDFHYDACKRIILEKLLTPSEINKLENKIVSYKGLLLEWSQKKKVNIKYETCEEIQANKSVVFRCHVWLGDEKIANATETSKKKAEEKAAQRAFYILNKKENILGNPKTL, from the coding sequence ATGGAGTTACAGAAATACTTTTCTAAATTCCTTCTCAAAAAAAGAAAAAGACAACTAACGGAAAGAGAGTATTTCCTCAGTACCGAGCTTAAAAAAGTTTTGGGTACAGAGGTACAGAATATCGCTCTTTACCGCGAAGCTTTTTCTTTAAAAAACTCTTCTAAAAATCAAGACAGCAACTACGAAAGACTTGAATTTTTGGGAGATTCTGTTTTGGGTACAATTATTTCTTGTCATTTGTTCCAGACCTACCCTCAGGCCAATGAGGGATATCTGACACAAATGAAATCTAAGATTGTTAATAGGAAAAATCTCAATAAATTAGGAGAAGACCTCAAGCTTACAAGCCTTTTGCAAAAGCAAAACAGTTCTTCAGCTTTGGGTGAGAATATCTCCGGAAATTTATTCGAAGCCTTAATTGGTGCCGTTTATTTGGACTTCCATTATGATGCTTGCAAAAGGATTATTTTGGAAAAATTGCTGACCCCTTCCGAAATTAATAAGCTTGAAAATAAAATTGTAAGCTATAAAGGTCTCCTTCTCGAATGGAGCCAAAAGAAGAAAGTCAATATAAAATACGAAACCTGCGAGGAAATACAAGCCAATAAATCTGTAGTATTCAGGTGCCATGTATGGCTGGGAGATGAAAAAATTGCCAATGCAACAGAAACTTCCAAGAAGAAAGCAGAGGAAAAAGCAGCACAGAGGGCGTTTTATATTTTAAACAAAAAAGAAAATATACTTGGAAATCCAAAAACTTTATGA
- a CDS encoding helix-turn-helix domain-containing protein — protein MSTLQLVHVPKDELITEIEKVVIKVLEALKVGGQPEKEKELYTRKEVMELLDVTYSTLFNWNKKKILVPRKFGHRVYYAKEEVLACKQGVKK, from the coding sequence ATGAGCACATTGCAACTGGTACATGTACCTAAAGACGAACTAATTACAGAAATTGAAAAAGTAGTTATTAAAGTATTGGAAGCCCTTAAAGTCGGTGGGCAACCTGAAAAAGAAAAGGAACTTTACACCAGAAAAGAAGTGATGGAACTGCTAGATGTTACCTACTCCACACTTTTTAACTGGAATAAGAAAAAGATTTTAGTTCCTAGAAAATTCGGACACAGGGTTTATTATGCCAAAGAAGAAGTTTTAGCATGTAAGCAAGGTGTAAAAAAATGA
- a CDS encoding acyl carrier protein, which produces MSDIASRVKAIIADKLDVEETEVTPEASFTNDLGADSLDTVELIMEFEKEFNIQIPDDQAEKITTVGHAIAYIEEVVNK; this is translated from the coding sequence ATGTCAGACATTGCATCAAGAGTAAAAGCTATCATCGCTGATAAGCTTGACGTTGAAGAAACAGAAGTAACTCCTGAAGCTAGCTTCACTAACGATTTAGGAGCTGATTCACTAGATACAGTTGAGTTAATCATGGAATTTGAAAAAGAATTTAACATTCAGATCCCGGATGACCAAGCTGAAAAAATTACTACTGTAGGACACGCTATCGCTTACATCGAAGAAGTAGTAAATAAATAA
- the fabF gene encoding beta-ketoacyl-ACP synthase II produces MELKRVVVTGFGAITPIGNNAKEYWENLIKGESGAAPITLFDATNFKTKFACEVKNFDPLQHFDKKEAKKMDRNTQLGLVAAREAVAHSGIIEDNVDKNRVGVIWGSGIGGLETFETEVLGWANTEIPRFNPFFIPKMIADITPGHISIEYGFHGPNYTTVSACASSANAIIDSKMLIQLGKADVIVCGGSEAAVTASGVGGFNAMMALSTRNDDPKTASRPFDKDRDGFVLGEGAGTIILEEYEHAVKRGATIYAELLGGGLSADAHHMTAPHPEGLGAYLVMKSCLEDAGLTADEVDHINMHGTSTPLGDIAESNAISRLLGEHAYDIQINSTKSMTGHLLGAAGVIEAIAALGTIIHGTVPPTINHFTDDENIDSRLNFTFNTAVKKDVKVAMSNTFGFGGHNACVLFKKI; encoded by the coding sequence ATGGAATTAAAAAGAGTAGTTGTAACCGGGTTTGGAGCAATAACACCAATAGGAAATAATGCAAAAGAATACTGGGAAAATCTTATTAAAGGTGAGAGCGGTGCCGCTCCGATTACTCTTTTTGATGCCACAAACTTTAAAACGAAGTTCGCTTGCGAAGTGAAAAATTTCGATCCTTTACAGCATTTCGATAAGAAAGAAGCTAAAAAAATGGACCGAAATACTCAATTGGGGCTTGTTGCTGCTAGAGAAGCAGTAGCACATTCTGGAATTATTGAAGACAATGTAGATAAAAACAGAGTTGGAGTAATCTGGGGTTCCGGAATCGGAGGATTAGAGACTTTTGAAACTGAAGTGTTAGGATGGGCCAATACGGAAATTCCGAGATTCAACCCGTTCTTTATTCCGAAAATGATTGCGGATATCACTCCAGGACATATCTCTATTGAGTATGGTTTCCACGGGCCTAATTACACTACCGTATCTGCATGTGCATCTTCAGCAAATGCTATAATTGATTCCAAAATGCTGATCCAGTTGGGAAAAGCAGACGTTATTGTGTGCGGAGGCTCTGAAGCAGCCGTTACAGCAAGTGGTGTCGGTGGATTTAATGCAATGATGGCACTTTCTACAAGAAATGATGACCCTAAAACAGCCTCAAGACCTTTTGACAAAGACAGAGATGGATTTGTATTAGGTGAAGGTGCGGGAACTATTATTCTTGAAGAATATGAGCACGCTGTAAAACGTGGCGCCACAATTTATGCAGAATTATTAGGAGGAGGTTTAAGTGCTGATGCACATCACATGACCGCTCCACACCCTGAAGGCCTTGGTGCTTATCTGGTAATGAAGAGTTGTCTGGAAGACGCTGGTTTAACTGCTGATGAAGTAGATCATATCAATATGCATGGTACTTCTACTCCATTAGGAGACATCGCAGAATCCAATGCCATCTCAAGATTATTAGGCGAGCACGCTTATGACATTCAGATTAATTCTACAAAATCAATGACTGGTCACCTTTTAGGAGCTGCTGGTGTCATTGAAGCTATTGCTGCATTAGGAACTATTATTCATGGTACTGTTCCTCCTACCATCAACCATTTTACTGATGATGAAAATATTGACAGCAGACTAAACTTTACGTTTAATACAGCTGTGAAGAAAGATGTAAAAGTAGCCATGAGCAATACTTTTGGATTTGGCGGGCATAACGCTTGCGTTCTATTTAAGAAAATCTAA
- the hutG gene encoding formimidoylglutamase encodes MIWQGRLDGEELLYHRLFQRVKEEHNYDTISTGDFALHGFAVDEGVRRNKGRQGAKDAPDVIRKNMSNFPVILPDFSMLDFGNVTCEDGNLENTQNNLAKNVSKVLLKGGKSLVLGGGHEVTYAHYLGVKTAFPEQKIGIINIDAHFDNRQPEKGVGPSSGTGFWQIAQEGPINSLHIGIQRNSNTLKLFDTAHQYGMKYILADELFFENLTSIYQRIDELLDNVDYAYLTICMDVFNASIAPGVSAAAYNGIFADAAFMHFYRHILKNKKLVALDVAEVNPSFDIQDRTARLAACLVNEWLMM; translated from the coding sequence ATGATTTGGCAAGGCAGATTAGACGGAGAAGAACTTCTCTATCACAGATTATTTCAAAGAGTAAAAGAAGAACATAATTACGACACTATTTCTACAGGAGATTTTGCGTTGCATGGTTTTGCTGTGGATGAGGGCGTAAGAAGAAATAAAGGTCGTCAGGGAGCAAAAGATGCCCCGGATGTGATCAGGAAAAACATGTCTAATTTCCCGGTGATTCTTCCGGATTTTTCAATGCTGGATTTTGGGAATGTTACCTGTGAAGACGGCAACCTGGAAAACACTCAGAATAATCTTGCCAAAAATGTCTCAAAAGTCCTTTTAAAAGGAGGGAAATCTCTTGTTTTGGGCGGAGGACATGAAGTTACCTATGCTCATTATTTAGGCGTTAAAACAGCGTTTCCGGAGCAAAAAATAGGAATTATTAATATTGATGCCCATTTTGATAACCGACAGCCGGAAAAAGGAGTAGGGCCAAGCTCAGGAACCGGATTCTGGCAGATTGCCCAGGAGGGTCCCATTAATTCTTTGCATATCGGAATTCAGAGAAACTCCAATACGTTGAAGCTTTTTGATACAGCTCATCAGTATGGGATGAAATATATCCTGGCAGACGAATTATTTTTTGAAAATCTCACCTCTATCTATCAGCGTATTGATGAATTGCTTGACAATGTAGATTATGCCTATCTAACCATTTGTATGGACGTCTTTAATGCATCAATAGCTCCCGGAGTTTCGGCTGCTGCTTATAATGGTATCTTTGCAGATGCTGCGTTTATGCATTTTTACAGGCATATCTTAAAAAATAAAAAATTGGTGGCGCTGGATGTAGCGGAAGTTAACCCTTCTTTCGATATTCAGGACAGAACCGCAAGACTGGCAGCATGTCTTGTAAATGAATGGCTAATGATGTAA